In a single window of the Prochlorococcus marinus str. AS9601 genome:
- a CDS encoding ABC transporter substrate-binding protein produces MKKKIVLSIFIILISFLQNSCGSKRISEKIIVASSGKIESLDPARASTLKAIQLISSLGDTLYELNSNGELIPELASGMPVISKDRLQITINLRKNVFFHDGTAFNSNAMKFTFDRFKRIGTMNYILGNKIKSIETPSEYSVIINLNKPSSSLNGLLTSVNLTPISPTFYKQYSDKFLNEKFVGTGKYVLTSFSNEVQSIDPYLNYWGEKPSNNGVNFVGYSNSSSLFGALKSKQIDVLLSNSIDDSQRKSLNDLSKNKHFNEGNSPFTELSFISLKTSSYPLSNFNLRLALAKSLNRKLISEKVSYGLRKPSRSIIPPILKKDNQELWPKYDYLEARRLLQKENYCNGNILKIPLTYRSNVPADKLIALTWQEEIKNSLKDCIDIELNGVESTTVYKNLSLGIYTAVLLDWTGAYSDPEAYLTPLLSCNKIVDGICKKGESVYSGSFWGSKKVESLFLESEKISGIKRLEKLVEIEKIAASSIPYIPIWISSQKAWSQNKISKPIFNGAGIISLSDLELINE; encoded by the coding sequence ATGAAAAAAAAAATTGTTTTATCAATATTTATAATTTTAATTTCTTTTTTACAGAATTCTTGCGGCTCAAAAAGAATATCTGAAAAAATCATAGTAGCAAGTTCTGGAAAAATTGAATCTTTAGATCCAGCTAGAGCAAGTACTCTTAAAGCAATTCAATTAATCAGTTCTCTTGGAGACACATTATATGAATTAAATTCTAACGGAGAATTAATACCTGAATTGGCCTCGGGGATGCCAGTTATTTCAAAGGATAGACTTCAAATAACTATCAATTTAAGAAAGAATGTTTTCTTTCACGATGGAACTGCATTTAACTCAAATGCTATGAAGTTTACCTTTGATAGATTCAAAAGAATTGGAACGATGAACTATATTTTAGGAAATAAGATTAAATCAATAGAAACGCCAAGTGAATATTCAGTGATAATAAATTTGAATAAACCATCAAGTTCTTTAAATGGTTTACTCACATCAGTAAATTTAACTCCAATATCTCCTACATTTTACAAACAATATTCTGATAAGTTTCTAAATGAAAAATTTGTTGGTACTGGCAAGTATGTGCTGACCAGTTTTTCTAATGAAGTTCAATCAATTGATCCATATTTGAATTATTGGGGTGAAAAGCCCTCAAATAACGGCGTTAATTTTGTGGGCTATTCAAACTCATCCTCTCTTTTTGGGGCTTTAAAAAGTAAACAAATTGACGTGCTTTTATCAAATTCAATTGATGATAGTCAGAGAAAAAGTTTAAATGATTTAAGCAAAAATAAACATTTTAATGAAGGTAATAGCCCTTTCACTGAATTAAGTTTTATAAGCCTCAAAACTAGTTCTTATCCCTTAAGTAATTTTAATTTAAGATTGGCTTTAGCAAAAAGTCTTAATAGAAAATTGATTAGTGAGAAAGTAAGTTATGGATTAAGGAAGCCATCTAGATCAATTATTCCTCCGATATTAAAAAAAGATAATCAAGAACTGTGGCCTAAATATGATTATTTAGAAGCGAGAAGGTTATTGCAAAAAGAAAATTATTGCAATGGAAATATTCTAAAAATACCCCTTACTTATAGATCGAACGTGCCAGCTGACAAGCTTATTGCTCTGACATGGCAAGAAGAAATTAAAAATTCTTTGAAAGATTGTATTGATATTGAACTCAATGGGGTTGAATCTACAACAGTTTATAAGAATCTAAGTTTAGGAATTTATACGGCAGTTCTTCTCGATTGGACTGGGGCTTATTCAGATCCAGAGGCTTATCTTACCCCTCTTTTAAGTTGTAATAAAATAGTTGACGGCATATGTAAAAAAGGAGAATCAGTTTACAGCGGTAGTTTTTGGGGATCTAAGAAAGTGGAAAGTTTATTTCTTGAAAGTGAAAAAATAAGTGGAATTAAAAGATTAGAAAAACTTGTTGAAATTGAAAAAATAGCAGCAAGTTCAATACCATATATTCCTATTTGGATCTCCTCTCAAAAAGCATGGTCACAAAATAAAATATCAAAACCTATTTTTAATGGTGCAGGAATAATCTCATTGAGTGATCTTGAGTTAATTAATGAGTAG